TAAATTAAATCTTTTTAAATAATGATGAATTCCTGTGGAAACCGCACAATTCAGCATAAATTGATCTTCGGCCTTTACTCCTTCCAATTTTAGCAATATACTACATATCAGGTTCTTACCTCTTTCTGATTCCCATACAGCCCCTTTTTGCCCTCTTCCGCTGGTTTGGAATTTGGCTGTCACAACCGTCCATTTACCAAGATTTTCATTTTTTGATAATTGCTTTAAATAAGAATTTGTTGAATCTGTGGCATCAAGTTTGAATAGATACATGTGTAATATTGCAATTAGAGATCATCTAAAGTGACAAAAATGTGATACATTTGCAAGAAATTTTGAAATAATTTAATGGCAAAAAAAATAGTTAGTTCGGATCTTTTGATCACAGAAGTTATAAAGGGAATTGAAGACGTAAAAGGAGAAAATATTTCTATAATTGATCTAAGAGAAATTGAAAATACTGTTTGTGAATACTTTATTTTGTGTGACGGGACCTCCAACACACAGGTTAGTGCCATAGCAGCCTCTGTTCAAAAAAATGTAAGCAAGAGTCTTAAAGACAAACCCTGGCACGTTGAAGGGGAAAGCAATGCGGAATGGATTTTGATCGATTATGTGAACGTGGTTGTTCATGTGTTTCAAAAGCATGTCAGAGAATTCTACAAGTTGGAGGAACTTTGGGGTGATGGCAAAATTACAAACATTGAAAACGCTTATTAAAGGCGTCAACGTTAAACTTATCAAATGAAAAAAGAAGATACAAATAAGGATAATAATTCACCTTTCAAACAATTTAATTTCAAATTCAATTTCTATTGGATCTATGGAATTATATTCGCTTTATTAATTGGATATCAACTGGTTAACAGTTCTGATCTGGCAAGCAACAAGCTGACTCAAAATGAATTTAAAGAAATTCTTAATGACAATGACATTGAGAAAATACTGATCGTAAACGGTGATATTGCCCAGCTTACAATTAAAAGTGAGGCTTTAAATACAAAGGACAAGTACAGTAAGCATAAGAACCCAAGTATTTTTGGACAAACTGGGCCTGTTTACATTTATGATTTTGGGGACCTCCAAAATTTTGAAAAAAATCTGGAAGCTGCCCGAACTGAATTTGATCTTGATTTCGATAAGGACAATACGACTCGAACAAGTTTTTTTGATTCATTTCTCGTCTGGCTTCCGTTTATATTCATCATCGGGCTCTGGATCTTCTTTATGAGAAGAATGTCAGGCGGTGGCGGCGGTGGAGCCGGAGGGCAGATATTCAATATTGGAAAGTCCAAAGCCAAAGTTTTTGACGAAAATGCTAAGGTCAGGACTTCATTTAAGGATGTTGCAGGACTGGAAGGAGCGAAGGAAGAAGTTCAGGAAATCGTTGATTTCCTTAAAAATCCTGATAAATACACCTCTCTTGGAGGAAAAATACCAAAAGGAGCATTGTTAGTAGGGCCTCCGGGTACTGGTAAAACCTTACTTGCCAAAGCAGTAGCAGGAGAAGCCGGAGTACCATTCTTCTCTTTATCCGGATCTGATTTTGTTGAAATGTTCGTAGGTGTAGGAGCCTCAAGGGTGAGAGACTTGTTTAAGCAGGCAGCTGCAAAATCTCCTTCGATCATCTTTATTGATGAAATTGATGCCATTGGACGTGCTCGTGGTAAAAACAGTATTACGGGAGGAAATGATGAAAGAGAAAATACCCTGAACCAGTTACTAACAGAAATGGATGGTTTTGGGACAGATACCAACGTTATCGTTATTGCCGCAACCAACCGGGCCGATGTATTGGATAAAGCACTTATGAGAGCCGGAAGGTTTGACAGGCAAATTTATGTTGACCTGCCTGATAAAAATGAAAGAAGACAAATATTTGAGGTTCACGTAAAGCCTCTGAAGCTTGCCAAAGATGTTGATCTTGACTTTTTATCAAAACAAACCCCTGGTTTTTCAGGAGCTGATATTGCCAATGTATGTAATGAATCTGCTTTGGTGGCAGCCAGAAAAAGTAAAAAAAGTGTACACCATCAGGATTTCCTTGATGCTGTTGACCGAATTGTTGGAGGTCTGGAGAAAAAGAATAAAATCATTACGGATAAG
This DNA window, taken from Lutimonas zeaxanthinifaciens, encodes the following:
- the rsfS gene encoding ribosome silencing factor, giving the protein MAKKIVSSDLLITEVIKGIEDVKGENISIIDLREIENTVCEYFILCDGTSNTQVSAIAASVQKNVSKSLKDKPWHVEGESNAEWILIDYVNVVVHVFQKHVREFYKLEELWGDGKITNIENAY
- the ftsH gene encoding ATP-dependent zinc metalloprotease FtsH: MKKEDTNKDNNSPFKQFNFKFNFYWIYGIIFALLIGYQLVNSSDLASNKLTQNEFKEILNDNDIEKILIVNGDIAQLTIKSEALNTKDKYSKHKNPSIFGQTGPVYIYDFGDLQNFEKNLEAARTEFDLDFDKDNTTRTSFFDSFLVWLPFIFIIGLWIFFMRRMSGGGGGGAGGQIFNIGKSKAKVFDENAKVRTSFKDVAGLEGAKEEVQEIVDFLKNPDKYTSLGGKIPKGALLVGPPGTGKTLLAKAVAGEAGVPFFSLSGSDFVEMFVGVGASRVRDLFKQAAAKSPSIIFIDEIDAIGRARGKNSITGGNDERENTLNQLLTEMDGFGTDTNVIVIAATNRADVLDKALMRAGRFDRQIYVDLPDKNERRQIFEVHVKPLKLAKDVDLDFLSKQTPGFSGADIANVCNESALVAARKSKKSVHHQDFLDAVDRIVGGLEKKNKIITDKEKKTIAYHEAGHATVSWMLEHAAPLVKVTIVPRGKSLGAAWYLPEERQIVETDQMLDEMCATLGGRAAEKVMFDKISTGALNDLEKVTRQARAIVSIYGLNDKIGNITYYDSSGQNEYGFTKPYSELTAQTIDEEISKIIEKQYKRAIKILEDNKNKLIDLAEILTEKEVIFEGDLKKIFGERPFSKEIEANQKTSESKDKESPEEEIAEENSK